The following are encoded together in the Phocoena sinus isolate mPhoSin1 chromosome 11, mPhoSin1.pri, whole genome shotgun sequence genome:
- the ZBTB12 gene encoding zinc finger and BTB domain-containing protein 12: protein MASGVEVLRFQLPGHEAATLRNMNQLRAEERFCDVTIVADSLKFRGHKVILAACSPFLRDQFLLNPSSELQVSLMHSARIVADLLLSCYTGALEFAVRDIVNYLTAASYLQMEHVVEKCRNALSQFIEPKIGLKEDGVSDASLVSSVSATKSLLPPARTPKPAPKPPPPPPLPPPLLRPVKLEFPLDEDLELKAEEEDEDEDEDVSDICIVKVESALEVAHRLKPPGGLGGGLGIGGSVGSHLGELAQSSVPPSTVAPPQGVVKACYSLSEDAEGEGLLLIPGGRASVGATSGLVEAAAVAMAARGAGGSLGAGGSRGPLPGGFSSGNPLKNIKCTKCPEVFQGVEKLVFHMRAQHFIFMCPRCGKQFNHSSNLNRHMNVHRGVKSHSCGICGKCFTQKSTLHDHLNLHSGARPYRCSYCDVRFAHKPAIRRHLKEQHGKTTAENVLEASVAEINVLIR from the coding sequence ATGGCCTCTGGGGTGGAAGTCCTGCGCTTCCAGCTGCCCGGCCACGAGGCCGCTACGCTGCGGAACATGAACCAGCTCCGCGCAGAGGAGCGGTTCTGCGACGTGACCATTGTGGCCGACAGCCTCAAGTTCCGCGGCCACAAGGTCATCTTGGCCGCCTGCTCGCCGTTCCTGCGGGACCAGTTCCtgctgaatcccagctctgagtTGCAGGTCTCCCTGATGCACAGTGCACGCATAGTGGCTGACCTGCTCCTTTCTTGCTATACGGGCGCCCTGGAATTCGCAGTCAGGGACATTGTTAACTACCTGACGGCCGCCTCCTACCTGCAGATGGAGCACGTGGTGGAGAAATGCCGGAATGCCCTCAGCCAGTTCATCGAGCCCAAGATAGGCCTCAAAGAGGATGGGGTCAGCGATGCCAGCCTTGTAAGCAGTGTCAGTGCCACCaaatccctcctccctcccgccaGGACCCCGAAGCCAGCCCccaaacccccacccccaccccctctcccccctccactcCTGCGGCCTGTGAAGCTGGAGTTCCCGCTGGATGAGGACCTAGAGCTGAAGGCCGAGgaagaggatgaggatgaggacgAGGACGTGTCTGACATCTGCATCGTCAAGGTGGAATCGGCCTTAGAGGTGGCACACCGGCTCAAACCTCCCGGAGGCCTGGGAGGAGGCCTGGGCATCGGAGGCTCTGTGGGCAGCCATCTTGGGGAGCTGGCGCAGAGCAGCGTGCCCCCCAGCACTGTGGCTCCACCGCAGGGCGTGGTGAAAGCCTGCTACAGCCTGTCCGAGGACGCAGAAGGGGAGGGCCTGCTGTTGATCCCAGGAGGCCGGGCCAGTGTGGGGGCCACCTCAGGCCTGGTGGAGGCAGCAGCGGTGGCCATGGCtgcccggggggcggggggcagcctgggggcggggggcagtcgGGGACCCCTGCCCGGAGGCTTTTCCAGTGGCAATCCCTTAAAGAACATCAAGTGCACCAAGTGCCCGGAAGTGTTCCAGGGCGTGGAGAAGCTGGTCTTCCACATGCGGGCGCAGCACTTCATATTCATGTGCCCGCGCTGCGGCAAGCAGTTCAACCACAGCAGCAACCTCAACCGCCACATGAACGTGCACCGCGGCGTCAAGTCGCACTCGTGTGGCATCTGCGGCAAGTGCTTCACACAGAAGTCCACGCTGCACGACCACCTCAACCTCCACTCGGGAGCGAGGCCCTATCGCTGTTCCTACTGCGATGTGCGCTTCGCTCACAAGCCTGCCATTAGGCGGCACCTCAAGGAGCAGCACGGCAAGACCACGGCCGAGAACGTGCTGGAGGCCAGCGTGGCTGAGATCAACGTCCTCATCCGCTAG